From a region of the Bacteroidales bacterium genome:
- a CDS encoding alpha/beta hydrolase, translating to MQIIKILSLITLLYILIIIIAYSMQTNFIFYPKKLHLKYKFDDTYKKEEFFITTNDGEKINALFFPNNSNKVILYFHGNAGSLDSWQYIYDSFKSLEYNFFIFDYRGYGKSTGKISEKGLYLDGQAAFNFLLKKGFKKDEIIIYGRSIGTGIAVEIADKNKINSLILETPFTNLKKLANEKAPYLLPRISLKYTFDNIGKINNINIPFLIIHGKKDNLIPFKHGEQIYNEYKGKKQFLIIEEGEHNNLDAFPEFTQGISLFLNQVNNSETD from the coding sequence ATGCAAATAATTAAAATATTATCACTTATTACTTTATTATACATTTTAATAATAATTATAGCATATAGTATGCAAACTAACTTTATTTTTTATCCGAAAAAATTGCATTTAAAATATAAATTCGATGATACTTATAAAAAGGAAGAATTTTTTATAACAACCAATGATGGAGAAAAAATTAACGCTTTATTTTTTCCTAATAATAGTAACAAAGTAATTTTGTATTTTCATGGTAATGCAGGCAGTTTAGATAGTTGGCAATACATATACGATAGTTTTAAATCGCTGGAGTATAATTTTTTTATTTTTGATTATAGAGGGTATGGCAAAAGTACAGGGAAAATATCCGAAAAAGGATTATACTTAGATGGACAAGCTGCTTTTAATTTTTTATTGAAAAAAGGATTTAAAAAAGATGAGATAATTATATACGGAAGGTCAATAGGAACAGGAATAGCTGTAGAAATAGCCGATAAGAATAAAATAAATTCATTAATTTTAGAAACTCCATTTACTAACTTAAAAAAATTAGCAAATGAAAAAGCTCCATATTTATTACCACGTATAAGTTTAAAATATACTTTTGATAATATTGGGAAGATAAATAATATAAATATTCCTTTTCTTATAATACACGGAAAAAAAGACAACCTAATTCCTTTTAAACATGGAGAGCAAATCTACAATGAATATAAAGGTAAGAAACAGTTCTTAATCATAGAAGAAGGAGAACATAATAACCTTGATGCTTTTCCTGAATTTACACAAGGAATATCACTGTTTTTAAACCAAGTAAATAATAGTGAAACTGACTAA
- a CDS encoding ABC transporter ATP-binding protein, whose protein sequence is MDNIEIPIQLINLDIGYNSNKPVLSNINQLVPKGELIAVIGKNGIGKSTLLRTITKLQHPLNGDIIVSDKNINSYSQKELAHKISFVSTEIIKVANLKVIDLVSFGRYPYTNWLGKIENKDKKRIYEALDMVGMLNFENRNINEISDGERQRVMIARTLAQDTDIIILDEPTAFIDLPNRYEIISLLNYLTKHKSKTIIFSTHDINIAIKETDKLWLMYDNKLISGAPEDLILSEELYNIFDNTKLFFDKISGEIKIEKKYNKFINLAGEGDAFYLTKMALERLGYKVENSISNGKFIKVEKINNKYTWKIENKNIKKVFYSIYDLSLYLSKI, encoded by the coding sequence GTGGATAATATTGAAATTCCCATACAATTAATTAATCTTGATATTGGTTATAATTCAAATAAACCTGTTTTATCGAATATTAATCAACTTGTTCCCAAAGGAGAATTAATTGCTGTAATTGGTAAAAACGGAATTGGAAAAAGCACTTTACTACGGACTATTACAAAACTTCAACATCCATTAAATGGAGATATTATTGTATCTGATAAAAATATAAATTCATACTCGCAAAAAGAACTTGCCCATAAAATAAGCTTTGTTTCTACGGAGATAATTAAAGTAGCAAATTTAAAGGTTATTGACCTTGTTTCGTTTGGCAGATATCCTTATACTAACTGGTTAGGGAAAATTGAAAATAAAGATAAAAAGCGAATATATGAAGCCCTAGATATGGTGGGAATGTTAAATTTTGAAAATAGAAATATTAACGAAATCAGTGATGGTGAAAGGCAACGTGTAATGATTGCCCGTACACTTGCTCAAGATACTGATATTATTATTCTTGATGAACCAACCGCTTTTATTGATTTGCCAAATAGATATGAAATAATCAGTTTACTGAATTATTTAACTAAACATAAATCTAAAACTATAATATTTTCAACTCATGATATTAATATTGCAATAAAAGAAACAGACAAATTATGGTTGATGTATGATAATAAATTAATTAGCGGAGCACCTGAAGATTTGATTTTATCGGAAGAATTGTATAATATTTTTGATAATACAAAGTTGTTTTTTGATAAAATATCAGGTGAAATAAAAATTGAAAAAAAATACAATAAATTTATTAATTTAGCAGGAGAAGGAGATGCGTTTTATTTAACCAAAATGGCTCTTGAACGGTTAGGTTATAAGGTTGAAAATTCAATATCTAATGGTAAATTTATAAAAGTGGAAAAGATAAATAATAAATATACATGGAAAATTGAAAATAAAAACATAAAAAAAGTGTTTTACTCAATATACGATTTATCACTTTATTTAAGTAAAATTTAA
- a CDS encoding iron ABC transporter permease — MITMAFFLFGIDLLFGSVKIPFKELVNILLFKTSDKSEWVTIIFNFRFPKAVTAALAGAALSVSGLQMQTVFRNPLAGPYVLGISSGASLGVAILVLGFSSFIGFSQLNSLGNWAIVIAAWLGSGLILVIILMISLRIKDIMTILILGIMFASISTAIVSILQYFSNETLLKSFVVWTMGSLGSVSRSQLDVLLPCVLTGLIIVLFSSKMLNTLLLGENYAKTTGLNIKLSRIIIFISTSLLAGSITAFCGPIGFIGIAVPHLTRLIFKTANHNILTIGTILTGIIVMLISDIFSQLPGMGATLPINSITALLGIPVIIWLIIDKRRFISV, encoded by the coding sequence ATGATAACAATGGCATTTTTTTTATTTGGAATTGACTTGTTGTTCGGTTCAGTGAAAATTCCTTTTAAAGAATTGGTCAATATTCTGTTATTTAAAACTTCAGACAAATCAGAGTGGGTTACAATAATATTTAATTTCAGATTTCCAAAAGCTGTTACCGCCGCATTAGCAGGAGCTGCTTTGTCAGTGAGTGGTTTGCAAATGCAAACAGTTTTCAGAAATCCTCTTGCAGGTCCTTATGTTTTGGGTATTAGTTCCGGTGCAAGCCTTGGTGTTGCTATTTTAGTTTTAGGATTTTCATCTTTCATAGGATTTAGTCAGTTGAATTCTCTCGGAAATTGGGCAATTGTCATAGCCGCATGGTTAGGGTCAGGATTAATACTTGTAATTATCCTTATGATATCTTTACGAATTAAAGATATAATGACAATACTTATTTTAGGAATAATGTTTGCAAGTATTTCAACTGCAATTGTTAGTATTTTACAATATTTTAGCAATGAAACGCTTTTAAAATCATTTGTAGTATGGACAATGGGAAGTCTTGGTAGTGTATCAAGGTCTCAGTTAGACGTATTGCTTCCATGTGTATTAACAGGTTTAATAATAGTTTTATTTTCTTCAAAAATGTTGAACACATTGCTGCTTGGCGAAAATTATGCTAAAACTACAGGATTGAATATAAAATTATCAAGAATAATTATTTTTATTTCTACAAGTTTATTAGCAGGTAGTATAACAGCTTTTTGCGGACCTATTGGTTTTATTGGAATTGCAGTACCCCATTTAACAAGATTGATATTTAAAACAGCAAATCATAATATTTTAACTATTGGTACAATATTAACAGGTATTATTGTAATGCTTATTAGTGATATTTTTTCACAGTTACCCGGAATGGGGGCAACTTTGCCAATTAATTCAATAACAGCATTATTAGGTATTCCTGTAATTATTTGGTTGATTATTGATAAAAGGAGATTTATATCTGTTTGA
- a CDS encoding ABC transporter substrate-binding protein yields the protein MRFFYLFYLSIFSLVIFSCNNEKRKNNILQNNKTEKKNTTNHKIKYAKGFNIINKKNYKILQVYNPWQGADKIQYEYVLINKDDNFIKPSNSSIIIKTPIKKIICLSTTHIAFIDLLNETNSIIGLSGSRFVNNNKIEKLIEQGKISEIGYDNNINYELIISLQPDIVMAYGITGESIGFFNKLKDLDINVVFNAEYLEKEPLGKTEWLKFIACFYNKENIAEKEFNRIEIKFNNLCRLTDSVYSKPVILTGLPWKDNWYVPGGNSYAAKLINLAGGKYLWKDNISHESIALNIEKVFEKSQVADIWINIGAANSISDIIAVDERISEFQILKNNKLYNNNAIISKNGGNDYWESGLINPHLILKDMIYIFHPDIIPNHKLIYYKKIE from the coding sequence ATGAGATTTTTTTACCTGTTTTACCTTAGTATTTTTTCTCTTGTAATTTTTTCTTGTAATAACGAGAAAAGGAAAAATAATATTCTACAAAATAATAAAACCGAAAAAAAAAATACCACTAATCATAAAATTAAATATGCAAAAGGTTTCAATATTATAAACAAAAAAAACTATAAGATATTACAAGTTTATAATCCATGGCAGGGCGCTGATAAAATTCAATATGAATATGTTTTAATAAATAAAGATGATAATTTTATTAAACCGTCAAATTCGTCTATAATTATTAAAACACCAATTAAAAAAATAATATGTTTGTCAACTACACATATTGCTTTTATTGACCTTCTCAACGAAACAAATAGTATAATCGGGTTGTCCGGTTCAAGATTTGTTAATAACAATAAAATTGAAAAATTAATCGAACAGGGAAAAATATCTGAAATAGGATATGATAATAATATTAATTACGAACTTATTATAAGCCTTCAACCTGATATTGTGATGGCGTACGGAATAACAGGAGAGTCAATAGGCTTTTTTAATAAGTTAAAAGATTTAGATATAAATGTTGTTTTTAATGCTGAATATCTTGAAAAAGAACCACTTGGAAAAACAGAATGGCTTAAATTTATTGCGTGTTTTTATAATAAAGAAAATATTGCAGAAAAAGAATTTAATCGTATAGAAATAAAATTTAATAATTTATGCCGATTAACCGATTCTGTATATTCAAAACCTGTTATTCTCACAGGATTACCATGGAAAGACAATTGGTATGTACCAGGTGGTAACTCATATGCCGCAAAACTGATTAATTTGGCAGGTGGTAAATATCTCTGGAAAGATAATATATCTCACGAATCTATTGCTCTTAATATTGAAAAAGTATTTGAAAAATCTCAAGTTGCTGATATTTGGATAAATATTGGTGCAGCTAATTCAATAAGTGATATTATTGCTGTTGATGAACGAATTTCGGAATTTCAAATATTAAAAAATAATAAGCTATATAATAATAATGCAATAATAAGTAAAAATGGAGGAAATGATTACTGGGAATCAGGATTAATTAACCCGCATCTTATCTTAAAAGATATGATATATATTTTCCATCCTGATATTATACCAAATCATAAGTTGATATATTATAAAAAAATTGAATAA
- a CDS encoding glycosyltransferase family 4 protein: MKICHLTSVHPANDVRIFYKECTSLKKNGYEVIIIANGAKNEIVNGINIIGTISIRNRFFRILIVPFIIYFKAIKIKAVIYHFHDPELVFCGIFLKLIGKKVIFDIHENIGISILDKRWINKPLRKTLFNIYNIIEKCLITYFDKLIVVSKLYNKRFPKKSVIIKNYPIINIVETNNKSEFLMPLRFIYVGVINEDRCVFEMLKIISILSEKKYNIKIDIIGEINGDLLKIKIDKYIEDKNIKDKVSFFGRLDHSMIFNIMQKSHLGFALLKPTNNYLNAIPTKIFEYMMFGLPVICSDFSIYDYYIKEKNTGICIDIKNIDLSVNKIESLINNIDLMKLMSENGMFVVRNEFNWESEEKKLLKIYQEITNA; this comes from the coding sequence ATGAAAATTTGTCATTTAACATCAGTACATCCGGCAAATGATGTACGTATATTTTATAAAGAATGTACAAGTCTGAAAAAAAACGGATACGAAGTTATTATTATAGCAAACGGAGCTAAAAATGAAATTGTAAATGGAATAAATATTATTGGAACAATAAGCATCAGGAATAGGTTTTTTAGGATATTAATTGTTCCTTTTATAATTTATTTTAAAGCAATAAAAATTAAAGCTGTTATTTATCATTTTCATGACCCTGAACTGGTGTTTTGTGGGATATTTTTAAAATTAATTGGGAAAAAAGTAATTTTTGATATTCATGAAAATATTGGAATTTCTATTTTAGATAAGCGTTGGATTAATAAGCCACTAAGGAAAACATTATTTAATATTTATAATATAATAGAGAAATGTTTAATTACTTATTTTGATAAGCTTATTGTTGTGAGTAAGCTCTATAATAAAAGATTTCCAAAAAAATCTGTTATAATAAAAAATTACCCAATAATTAATATAGTTGAAACTAATAATAAATCGGAGTTTTTAATGCCTTTAAGATTTATTTATGTTGGTGTTATTAATGAAGACAGGTGTGTTTTCGAAATGCTTAAAATAATTTCAATTTTAAGTGAAAAAAAATATAACATTAAAATAGATATTATTGGTGAGATTAATGGGGATTTATTGAAGATAAAAATTGATAAATATATTGAAGATAAAAATATTAAAGATAAAGTTTCTTTTTTTGGTAGATTAGACCATTCTATGATTTTTAATATTATGCAAAAATCACATTTGGGATTTGCACTTCTAAAACCAACAAATAATTATTTGAATGCTATTCCTACAAAAATATTTGAATATATGATGTTTGGATTACCTGTTATATGTTCTGATTTTTCCATATATGATTATTATATTAAAGAAAAAAATACAGGAATTTGTATTGATATAAAAAATATTGATTTATCAGTAAATAAAATTGAGTCTTTAATAAATAATATTGATTTAATGAAATTGATGTCTGAAAATGGTATGTTTGTTGTTCGGAATGAATTTAACTGGGAAAGCGAAGAAAAGAAATTATTAAAAATTTATCAAGAAATAACTAATGCCTGA